Proteins encoded in a region of the Ruegeria sp. AD91A genome:
- a CDS encoding bifunctional 4-hydroxy-2-oxoglutarate aldolase/2-dehydro-3-deoxy-phosphogluconate aldolase, with protein MSKTQRTREICALAPIVPVLVVDDAAQARPLAEALVAGGLPALEVTLRTPAALDAIKAMSEVPGGVVGAGTLVTPDDVRAAKQAGALFGVSPGATDVLLAACEAEGLPLLPGAATASEAMALLEKGYDMLKFFPAEASGGASALKAIGAPLPQISFCPTGGVSPTNARDYLSLSNVVCAGGSWVAPKKMVENGDWAGIETLAREASKLAD; from the coding sequence ATGTCCAAAACCCAACGCACCCGTGAAATCTGCGCACTTGCGCCCATTGTTCCGGTTCTGGTCGTCGATGACGCCGCTCAGGCTCGCCCTCTGGCCGAGGCGCTGGTCGCAGGTGGTTTGCCGGCGCTTGAAGTGACCTTGCGCACCCCGGCGGCGCTGGATGCGATCAAGGCCATGTCCGAAGTGCCCGGCGGCGTGGTCGGTGCAGGTACACTGGTCACACCCGATGATGTCCGTGCTGCCAAACAAGCCGGCGCGCTGTTTGGCGTTTCCCCCGGCGCCACAGATGTCCTGCTCGCGGCGTGCGAGGCCGAAGGTCTGCCGCTGCTGCCCGGCGCCGCCACAGCAAGCGAAGCGATGGCGTTGCTGGAAAAGGGCTATGACATGCTGAAGTTCTTCCCGGCCGAGGCTTCAGGTGGTGCGTCTGCACTGAAGGCGATCGGCGCGCCGCTGCCACAGATCAGCTTCTGCCCTACGGGTGGTGTGTCCCCAACCAACGCCCGCGATTACCTGTCTTTGTCCAATGTGGTCTGCGCTGGCGGCAGCTGGGTCGCGCCGAAGAAAATGGTCGAAAACGGCGACTGGGCCGGGATCGAAACACTTGCGCGCGAGGCATCGAAGCTGGCGGATTGA
- a CDS encoding DUF1992 domain-containing protein, which translates to MFGALGKLVERQIKKAQAEGQLQGLEGEGQPLPDRSSEALSDPATAAGHRIMAQAGVLPEEFDIKKQLDIARRDYATLTDPAERKAAMARIADLEMRYNMARDARRSFMR; encoded by the coding sequence ATGTTTGGAGCGCTGGGAAAACTGGTCGAGCGCCAGATCAAGAAAGCCCAGGCCGAGGGTCAGTTGCAGGGCCTCGAGGGCGAAGGCCAACCGCTGCCTGACCGGTCATCCGAGGCATTGAGCGACCCGGCCACCGCCGCCGGCCATCGGATCATGGCCCAGGCAGGTGTTTTGCCAGAAGAATTCGACATCAAAAAGCAGCTCGATATCGCGAGACGGGACTACGCGACCCTGACGGACCCCGCCGAGCGTAAGGCAGCCATGGCTCGCATCGCCGATCTGGAGATGCGCTACAACATGGCCCGCGACGCACGGCGGTCTTTTATGCGGTGA
- a CDS encoding valine--tRNA ligase, protein MAMEKTFNAAEAEARIYEAWEQAGAFKAGANRSRDESFTIMIPPPNVTGALHVGHAFNNTLQDILIRWHRMRGFDTLWQPGQDHAGIATQMQVEKMLAATQQPSRTELGREKFLEKVWEWKGEYGGTIIEQLKRLGSSCDWSRNAFTMAGAAGDPRTGHENSANFHDAVIKVFVDMYEKGLIYRGKRLVNWDPHFETAISDLEVENIEVAGHMWHFKYPLAGGETYTYVEKDEDGNIVLEEERDYISIATTRPETMLGDGAVAVHPSDERYAPIVGKLCEIPVGPKEHRRQIPIITDDYPDPDFGSGAVKITGAHDFNDNMVAKRGGIPMYRLMDTKGAMRADGAPYAEAAGKAQEYARGREFTENEIDAINLVPDHLRGLDRFEARAKVVEEITADGLAVMTRADDPVLGTKLGEDDDPAAQVPLVESKPIMQPFGDRSKVVIEPMFTDQWFVDAEKVVGPALDAVKDGTVKIIPESGEKTYYHWLENIEPWCISRQLWWGHQIPVWYGLDLSAEEFIDGENDGNLDLVEMGRLLNEGGMLHRGNVMECAASLAAVTEKFLDDNANIPSPLSHATVIEVADKQEAIHQFAESLAQYAIEQDPTKLVYPVWRDPDVLDTWFSSGLWPIGTLGWPEQTEELERYFPTDVLITGFDILFFWVARMMMMQLAVVDQVPFHTVYLHQLVRDEKGKKMSKTTGNVIDPLEIVDEFGADALRFTNTSMAAIGGVLKLSRERITGYRNFGTKLWNAVRFAEMNEVFTDAVPQLDVADLEPKAAVNRWIIGETARVREEVDAALESYRFNDAANGLYAFVWGKVCDWYVELSKPLLQGDDAEAQAETRATMRWVLDQCMVLLHPIMPFITEELWGLTGSRAKMLVHADWPTYAAADLVDADADREMNWVISVIENTRSARAQMRVPAGLYVPMLVTEIDAHGQAAWDRNEALIKRLARIDSLTKADELPKGTISIAAPGASFGLPLADIIDIGAEKERLEKAKGKLAKELGGLRGRLNNPKFVASAPKDVVAEAKANLAAREEEEAKLNEALARLAEIA, encoded by the coding sequence ATGGCGATGGAAAAGACATTCAACGCGGCCGAGGCCGAGGCCCGCATTTATGAGGCCTGGGAACAGGCCGGAGCCTTCAAGGCTGGCGCGAACCGTTCGCGCGATGAAAGCTTTACCATCATGATCCCGCCGCCCAACGTGACGGGTGCGCTTCACGTTGGACACGCGTTCAACAACACGCTGCAGGACATCCTGATCCGCTGGCACCGCATGCGTGGCTTTGACACGCTGTGGCAACCGGGTCAGGACCACGCCGGCATCGCCACGCAGATGCAGGTCGAAAAGATGCTGGCCGCCACCCAACAGCCCAGCCGCACTGAACTGGGCCGTGAAAAATTCCTTGAGAAAGTCTGGGAATGGAAAGGCGAATATGGCGGCACGATCATCGAGCAGCTTAAGCGTCTGGGGTCTTCCTGTGACTGGTCGCGCAACGCATTTACCATGGCCGGTGCGGCGGGCGATCCGCGCACGGGGCATGAGAACTCGGCCAACTTCCATGATGCGGTGATCAAGGTCTTCGTCGACATGTACGAGAAGGGCCTGATCTATCGCGGCAAGCGCCTGGTCAACTGGGATCCACATTTCGAGACCGCGATCTCGGACCTCGAGGTCGAAAATATCGAGGTCGCCGGCCATATGTGGCACTTCAAATATCCGCTGGCCGGGGGTGAGACCTATACTTACGTCGAAAAAGACGAGGACGGGAATATCGTGCTGGAAGAAGAGCGCGATTACATCTCGATCGCCACGACCCGCCCCGAGACAATGCTGGGTGATGGCGCGGTTGCGGTTCATCCGTCGGATGAACGCTATGCGCCCATCGTCGGCAAACTGTGCGAAATCCCGGTTGGCCCGAAAGAGCATCGCCGCCAGATTCCGATCATCACCGATGACTACCCCGATCCCGATTTCGGCTCGGGCGCGGTGAAGATCACCGGCGCGCATGACTTCAACGATAACATGGTGGCCAAGCGCGGCGGCATTCCGATGTACCGCCTGATGGACACCAAAGGTGCAATGCGGGCAGATGGTGCACCATACGCCGAAGCGGCAGGCAAGGCTCAGGAATACGCGCGCGGGCGCGAATTCACAGAGAACGAAATCGACGCGATCAACCTCGTGCCTGATCACCTGCGCGGGCTCGACCGCTTCGAGGCCCGGGCGAAGGTGGTGGAAGAAATCACCGCTGACGGTCTGGCCGTCATGACGCGCGCCGACGATCCAGTTCTGGGCACCAAGCTGGGCGAAGATGATGATCCCGCAGCGCAGGTGCCGCTTGTCGAGAGCAAGCCGATCATGCAGCCCTTCGGCGACCGTTCAAAGGTCGTGATCGAACCGATGTTCACTGACCAGTGGTTCGTCGACGCCGAAAAGGTCGTCGGCCCCGCGCTGGATGCGGTCAAGGATGGTACGGTCAAGATCATTCCTGAATCGGGCGAGAAGACCTATTACCACTGGCTGGAAAATATCGAGCCCTGGTGCATCTCGCGCCAGTTGTGGTGGGGACACCAGATACCGGTTTGGTACGGTCTCGACCTATCAGCAGAAGAGTTCATCGACGGCGAGAATGATGGCAATCTTGATTTGGTCGAGATGGGTCGCTTGCTGAATGAAGGTGGCATGCTGCACCGTGGCAATGTCATGGAATGCGCAGCGAGCCTTGCGGCGGTGACCGAGAAATTCCTCGACGACAACGCAAACATCCCCAGCCCACTGAGCCACGCGACTGTCATCGAGGTCGCCGACAAGCAGGAAGCGATCCATCAATTCGCCGAAAGCCTTGCGCAGTATGCAATCGAACAGGATCCGACCAAGCTGGTTTACCCGGTCTGGCGTGACCCTGACGTCCTCGACACATGGTTCTCCTCCGGCCTCTGGCCCATCGGCACGCTGGGCTGGCCCGAGCAGACCGAGGAGCTGGAACGCTACTTCCCTACGGACGTTCTGATCACTGGCTTCGACATCCTGTTCTTTTGGGTCGCCCGGATGATGATGATGCAATTGGCCGTGGTCGATCAGGTCCCGTTCCACACCGTCTACCTGCACCAGCTCGTCCGCGACGAGAAGGGCAAGAAGATGTCCAAGACCACCGGCAACGTCATCGACCCGCTGGAAATCGTGGACGAATTCGGCGCCGACGCGCTGCGCTTTACCAACACGTCGATGGCGGCGATTGGCGGCGTGCTGAAACTGTCGCGCGAACGCATCACCGGTTATCGCAACTTCGGCACCAAGCTGTGGAACGCCGTCCGCTTCGCCGAAATGAACGAAGTCTTTACCGACGCAGTGCCGCAGTTGGATGTGGCCGACCTGGAGCCCAAGGCCGCCGTGAACCGCTGGATCATCGGCGAAACCGCCCGCGTGCGCGAAGAGGTCGACGCGGCGTTGGAAAGCTATCGCTTCAACGATGCGGCGAACGGGCTTTATGCCTTTGTCTGGGGCAAGGTCTGTGATTGGTACGTGGAACTGTCCAAACCGCTGCTGCAAGGCGACGATGCCGAAGCACAGGCTGAAACCCGCGCCACAATGCGCTGGGTTCTGGACCAGTGCATGGTTCTGCTGCACCCGATCATGCCCTTCATCACCGAAGAGTTGTGGGGCCTGACCGGCAGCCGCGCCAAGATGCTGGTGCATGCCGACTGGCCAACCTATGCCGCCGCTGATCTGGTCGATGCCGACGCGGATCGCGAGATGAACTGGGTGATCTCGGTGATCGAGAACACCCGCTCGGCCCGCGCCCAGATGCGGGTTCCGGCGGGCCTGTACGTGCCGATGCTGGTGACCGAGATCGACGCGCACGGCCAGGCCGCCTGGGACCGGAACGAGGCGCTGATCAAACGTCTGGCGCGGATCGACAGCCTGACCAAAGCGGATGAATTGCCCAAGGGCACCATCTCGATTGCCGCCCCCGGAGCCTCCTTTGGCCTGCCGCTGGCGGATATCATCGACATCGGTGCGGAAAAGGAACGGTTGGAGAAAGCCAAGGGCAAACTGGCCAAGGAACTTGGTGGCCTGCGCGGCCGTCTGAACAACCCCAAATTCGTGGCCTCGGCCCCGAAAGACGTGGTTGCGGAAGCCAAAGCCAACCTCGCCGCCCGCGAGGAAGAAGAGGCCAAACTGAACGAAGCCCTCGCCCGGCTGGCTGAAATCGCCTGA
- a CDS encoding pyridoxal phosphate-dependent aminotransferase produces the protein MTEPRYTPLAQTLPATVPFVGPETQERQRGASFVARLGANESIFGPSPRAIEAMAQAASEIWMYGDPENHDLRHALADHHGISSENIVVGEGIDGLLGYLVRLIVGPGDAVVTSDGAYPTFNYHVAGFGGILHKVPYSGDHEDPSALFAKAAEVDAKLVYLANPDNPMGSWHSGADIVAAMDALPDGCLLVLDEAYVECAPEGTAAPVGIDDPRVIRMRTFSKVYGMAGARVGYAMGTRDLIASFNKVRNHFGMNRAAQTGALAALQDGAWLEHIQAQIAEARERIGAIARENGLAALPSATNFVAIDCGQDGGFAKAVLDALVAQGIFVRMPFAAPQNRCIRISCGAASDLDAFAAALPKALVVARGRAD, from the coding sequence ATGACCGAACCTCGATACACCCCGCTAGCCCAAACCCTGCCCGCCACCGTGCCCTTTGTGGGCCCCGAAACGCAAGAGCGTCAACGTGGCGCGTCATTTGTTGCGCGATTGGGAGCCAACGAGAGCATTTTCGGACCGTCCCCCCGCGCGATCGAGGCCATGGCACAAGCGGCGTCAGAGATCTGGATGTATGGCGACCCCGAAAACCATGACCTGCGCCATGCTTTGGCAGACCATCACGGCATATCGTCGGAAAATATTGTTGTGGGCGAAGGGATTGATGGGCTTTTGGGCTATCTGGTGCGGCTGATTGTCGGCCCCGGGGATGCCGTTGTCACCTCGGACGGGGCCTATCCGACCTTCAACTATCATGTGGCCGGGTTCGGCGGCATTCTTCACAAGGTACCGTATTCAGGTGATCACGAAGACCCCTCAGCCCTGTTTGCCAAGGCTGCTGAGGTCGACGCCAAGCTGGTCTATCTGGCCAATCCGGACAACCCGATGGGAAGCTGGCATTCTGGCGCGGATATTGTGGCCGCCATGGACGCTTTGCCCGATGGGTGCCTGCTGGTTCTGGATGAGGCCTATGTGGAATGCGCGCCAGAGGGGACGGCTGCGCCTGTAGGTATCGACGACCCCCGCGTTATCCGGATGCGAACCTTCTCGAAGGTCTATGGCATGGCGGGTGCACGGGTTGGGTATGCCATGGGCACGCGGGATCTGATCGCGTCCTTCAACAAAGTGCGCAACCATTTCGGCATGAACCGCGCCGCGCAGACCGGGGCTTTGGCGGCTTTACAGGATGGCGCGTGGCTGGAGCATATCCAAGCGCAGATCGCAGAGGCACGTGAGCGGATCGGCGCGATTGCCCGGGAAAATGGATTGGCGGCCCTGCCTTCGGCCACCAATTTCGTGGCGATTGACTGTGGGCAGGACGGGGGTTTTGCCAAGGCCGTTCTGGATGCATTGGTCGCGCAAGGGATATTTGTCCGAATGCCGTTTGCTGCACCTCAGAACAGGTGCATTCGGATCAGCTGTGGAGCGGCGTCTGATCTGGACGCGTTTGCCGCTGCTTTGCCCAAGGCGCTTGTGGTCGCGCGCGGACGGGCTGACTGA
- a CDS encoding crotonase/enoyl-CoA hydratase family protein: MSRVSVAYQDHVAHVTLTRGDKMNALDDAMIKALLSAGQEVTASDARAVVLSGEGKSFCAGLDMASFAKMAHMDPTEWLMTRSHEDANEMQELALIWRRVPVPVICAIQGVAYGGGLQIALGADIRIAHPEAKLAVMEMKWGIIPDMGGMVLLPRLVRSDVLRLLTYTARPIGAPQAADWGLVTQLSDDPLTEALAIAENIAGQSPSAIRAAKRLIEVAETQARADVLMAESAEQVELIGKPDQMEVVMAQMQGRKPEFK; this comes from the coding sequence ATGTCACGCGTATCCGTTGCCTATCAAGACCACGTTGCCCATGTCACTCTGACCCGAGGCGACAAGATGAATGCGCTGGATGATGCGATGATCAAGGCGCTTCTGTCCGCCGGGCAAGAGGTCACCGCATCGGATGCCCGTGCCGTGGTCCTGTCCGGCGAAGGCAAAAGCTTTTGCGCCGGGCTCGACATGGCAAGCTTTGCCAAGATGGCCCATATGGACCCAACGGAATGGCTGATGACCCGCAGTCATGAAGACGCCAACGAAATGCAGGAACTTGCCCTGATCTGGCGTCGCGTTCCGGTTCCGGTGATCTGCGCAATTCAGGGTGTGGCCTATGGCGGTGGCCTGCAAATCGCGTTGGGCGCGGATATCCGTATCGCGCATCCCGAGGCGAAACTGGCCGTGATGGAGATGAAATGGGGCATCATCCCCGACATGGGTGGCATGGTTCTGCTGCCTCGGCTGGTCCGCTCGGACGTGCTGCGCCTGCTGACTTACACAGCCCGCCCAATCGGCGCGCCGCAGGCGGCCGATTGGGGCCTTGTCACGCAGCTGTCCGATGACCCATTGACCGAGGCGCTTGCCATCGCCGAGAACATCGCCGGCCAAAGCCCTTCGGCCATCCGTGCCGCCAAGCGATTGATCGAAGTCGCCGAAACTCAGGCACGCGCAGACGTTCTGATGGCGGAATCCGCTGAACAGGTGGAATTGATCGGCAAGCCTGATCAAATGGAAGTGGTGATGGCGCAGATGCAGGGCCGCAAGCCTGAATTCAAATGA
- a CDS encoding dienelactone hydrolase family protein has product MSWTHDTVFPFSAPMTSGQTITHDVYVGGEGPPILILQELPGIGPETLALSAKLNASGFRVYLPHLFGTYGKVEMAKNMARLFCVRREFNIFARGRQSPIAGWMRALTREIKQRENSAGVGVIGMCLTGSFALTLMAEDAVLGGVASQPALPILGGRHLHMSADDVGAASAGMAAKGPGLAMRYSEDKLAPKKLMQALKQAFGDLLETVEYPGKDHSLLTLNFHDPAYQRVDAYFKARFGMA; this is encoded by the coding sequence ATGAGCTGGACGCATGATACCGTTTTTCCCTTCTCTGCCCCGATGACCAGCGGGCAGACGATCACACATGACGTTTATGTCGGCGGTGAAGGCCCACCGATCCTGATCCTTCAAGAGCTGCCAGGGATCGGGCCCGAAACGCTGGCGTTGTCCGCAAAGCTCAATGCATCCGGCTTTCGCGTCTACCTGCCTCATTTGTTTGGAACCTATGGCAAGGTTGAAATGGCCAAGAACATGGCCCGGTTGTTCTGCGTGCGGCGCGAGTTCAACATTTTTGCCCGTGGCAGACAGAGCCCAATTGCAGGATGGATGCGCGCCCTGACCCGTGAGATCAAGCAACGCGAAAACAGCGCCGGTGTGGGCGTCATCGGCATGTGCCTGACAGGCAGTTTTGCCCTTACTCTGATGGCCGAAGACGCAGTACTGGGTGGGGTAGCCAGCCAACCTGCACTGCCAATCCTCGGGGGCCGTCATCTTCACATGAGCGCTGACGACGTCGGCGCGGCCTCTGCGGGTATGGCCGCGAAGGGCCCCGGTCTGGCGATGCGGTATTCAGAAGACAAGCTTGCACCCAAGAAACTGATGCAGGCGCTCAAACAGGCATTCGGCGATCTGCTGGAAACGGTCGAATATCCCGGCAAGGATCATTCGCTGCTGACGCTGAATTTCCATGATCCCGCCTATCAACGCGTTGACGCCTATTTCAAAGCGCGCTTTGGCATGGCTTAG
- a CDS encoding alanine--glyoxylate aminotransferase family protein, with product MTQTVSLSQGRAYLAIPGPSVMPDAVLQAMHRPSPNIYDGELIDMMPGLTRDLCRVAGTKHNVAIYIANGHGTWEAALSNVIAPGETVLAPASGRFTHGWAEMAEGLGAKVQLINFGSSSAWDFDRIADALRADQNHQIKAVLAVHVDTSSSIRNDIPALRQLLDDLNHPALLMADCIASLGCDRFEMDEWGVDVTVTACQKGLMTPAGAGFVFFNEKAQAKRATMPRVSQYWDWQPRAHPDLFYQYFNGTAPTHHLYGLRAALDLIHAEGIEQVWARHERLAKAIWAACETWAQGGALHLNVADRAHRSHAVTALRLTDSRGTALRAFTENQLGLTLGIGLGMEDYDGCFRLGHMGHVNGQMVMAILGGMETAMAALDIPRGTGALEAAAAVLAA from the coding sequence ATGACACAGACAGTTTCCCTTTCCCAGGGGCGGGCATATTTGGCCATTCCAGGCCCTTCGGTCATGCCGGACGCGGTTTTGCAAGCCATGCACCGTCCGTCGCCCAACATCTATGATGGCGAACTAATTGATATGATGCCCGGCCTGACGCGCGATCTGTGCCGGGTTGCTGGCACAAAACACAACGTCGCCATTTATATCGCCAATGGCCACGGCACATGGGAGGCGGCGCTGTCCAACGTGATCGCCCCCGGCGAAACCGTTCTGGCCCCCGCCTCGGGCCGGTTTACCCACGGTTGGGCCGAAATGGCCGAGGGGCTCGGGGCAAAGGTACAGTTGATCAATTTCGGCAGCTCGTCCGCCTGGGATTTCGACCGGATCGCAGATGCGTTGCGTGCGGATCAAAACCACCAGATCAAGGCCGTTCTGGCGGTGCACGTGGATACATCCAGTTCGATCCGCAACGACATCCCGGCATTGCGTCAGCTTTTGGACGATCTGAACCACCCGGCGCTGTTGATGGCAGACTGTATCGCCTCGCTGGGCTGTGACCGGTTCGAGATGGATGAATGGGGCGTCGATGTCACTGTCACCGCCTGTCAGAAGGGGCTGATGACCCCGGCAGGCGCCGGCTTTGTCTTCTTCAACGAAAAGGCGCAAGCCAAGCGGGCCACCATGCCGCGTGTTTCGCAATACTGGGACTGGCAACCGCGTGCCCATCCAGACCTGTTCTACCAGTATTTCAACGGCACAGCGCCCACGCACCATCTCTACGGTTTGCGCGCCGCGCTGGACCTGATCCATGCAGAGGGGATCGAACAGGTCTGGGCCCGTCACGAACGACTGGCCAAGGCCATATGGGCAGCCTGCGAAACCTGGGCACAAGGCGGCGCGCTGCATCTGAACGTCGCTGACCGCGCCCACCGCAGCCACGCCGTCACCGCATTGCGCCTGACGGACAGCCGCGGCACAGCCCTGCGCGCATTCACCGAAAACCAGTTGGGCCTGACACTGGGCATCGGATTGGGAATGGAGGACTATGACGGCTGTTTCCGCCTGGGCCATATGGGTCATGTCAACGGGCAGATGGTGATGGCCATTCTGGGTGGAATGGAAACAGCCATGGCCGCACTTGATATACCGCGTGGCACGGGTGCCCTCGAAGCCGCCGCCGCCGTACTGGCCGCCTGA
- a CDS encoding benzoate/H(+) symporter BenE family transporter: MTHTAPPIQTVSTGLVVAIVGFFSSFPIVLQGLAAMGASPAQAASGLMMAAIAMGLTAIVLSLWYRQPISVAWSTPGAALLAVSATPALGFAEATGAFLCAGALTVLAGLWRPLGRLAAAIPTTLAQAMLGGVLLPLCILPFQAAVELPWQALPVILTWFIAGRINRLFAVPAAVVAAAAVVVLNAGDASLTPTQWIAAPVWTTPNFSVASVIGIAVPLFIVTMATQNIPGIAVIRSFGYAPQTGKLFSAVGISSILSSPFGAPATCLAAITAAMCSNKDSHPDPKQRYWSAIMGGVFYCLFGVFAVAITGFAIHADPLLMGTLTGVALIGVMANATSAALEVPAEREAAILTFAITASGITAFGLGAAVWGLLAGGIAYLVTQRVR; this comes from the coding sequence ATGACGCACACAGCCCCACCGATCCAGACAGTCTCGACCGGGCTGGTTGTGGCAATCGTCGGCTTCTTCAGCTCTTTCCCGATTGTATTGCAAGGGTTGGCGGCGATGGGCGCATCCCCGGCGCAGGCGGCGTCCGGATTGATGATGGCGGCGATCGCCATGGGCCTGACCGCCATTGTGCTAAGCCTGTGGTATAGGCAGCCGATCAGCGTGGCCTGGTCCACACCGGGTGCTGCCTTGTTGGCGGTGTCTGCCACACCGGCTCTCGGATTCGCTGAGGCGACGGGCGCGTTCCTATGTGCAGGGGCATTGACTGTGTTGGCCGGGTTGTGGCGACCTTTGGGGCGGTTGGCCGCGGCGATACCTACGACTCTGGCGCAGGCCATGTTGGGGGGCGTGTTGCTGCCGCTTTGCATACTACCCTTTCAGGCGGCGGTCGAGCTGCCATGGCAAGCCTTGCCGGTGATCCTGACTTGGTTCATCGCCGGCCGGATCAACCGCCTGTTTGCCGTTCCGGCTGCGGTTGTAGCAGCGGCAGCCGTCGTGGTTTTGAACGCCGGGGACGCGTCGCTGACACCGACGCAATGGATCGCGGCTCCGGTCTGGACCACGCCCAACTTCTCTGTGGCTTCGGTCATCGGAATTGCCGTGCCGCTGTTCATTGTCACGATGGCGACTCAGAACATCCCCGGAATCGCGGTGATCCGCAGCTTTGGTTATGCGCCGCAGACAGGCAAGCTGTTCTCGGCCGTAGGCATTTCCAGCATCTTGTCCTCTCCGTTCGGTGCGCCCGCAACCTGTCTTGCCGCTATCACTGCGGCGATGTGTTCCAACAAAGACAGCCATCCAGACCCCAAACAACGCTACTGGTCCGCGATAATGGGTGGGGTATTCTATTGCCTGTTCGGAGTGTTCGCCGTGGCAATCACCGGGTTCGCAATTCATGCCGATCCACTGTTGATGGGCACGCTGACCGGTGTTGCACTGATCGGAGTGATGGCCAATGCCACTTCAGCGGCGCTGGAAGTTCCAGCCGAGCGCGAAGCGGCCATCCTGACCTTTGCCATCACTGCATCCGGCATTACCGCGTTTGGACTCGGCGCGGCTGTCTGGGGTCTGTTGGCGGGTGGCATTGCCTATCTGGTTACGCAACGCGTCAGATAG
- a CDS encoding SMP-30/gluconolactonase/LRE family protein, translating to MRIFVAVILLGLAYLLFWPVPVEPVAVEMPEDAGFTGDFVENTALDAAQLIRLPGEEIGPEDIAVMPDGSVYTTSLAGTLYRIDAAEPVAVDQLGGRPLGLKAGPDGALYIADSFRGVMRWTGPGTLDRVVGDINGAPVIYANQLDVAQDGTIYFSNSSDRFDPETMGGTKPTSVLTIWEQSDTGYVARRTADGRTQKIAEGFVYTNGVALSPDEDFLLIAETGRARVLKLWLTGQKAGQQEILLENLPGYPDNLEAQGDGTYWMAFASPRVPSEALMAYPFLRKVIWRLGPAVRPAPIHRGMMVQFDSDGTILRTLQDPEGRLGITTGGKIVGDQFYVMTLDSPWFGRMPVSEMP from the coding sequence ATGCGCATTTTCGTTGCCGTTATTCTCCTGGGCCTCGCCTATCTACTATTCTGGCCCGTCCCGGTTGAACCTGTTGCCGTCGAGATGCCGGAAGATGCCGGATTCACTGGGGATTTCGTCGAAAATACAGCACTGGACGCAGCGCAACTGATCCGCCTGCCGGGGGAAGAGATCGGCCCTGAAGACATCGCCGTCATGCCCGATGGATCAGTCTACACGACCAGTCTGGCAGGCACCCTCTATCGCATCGACGCGGCGGAACCGGTTGCAGTTGACCAACTTGGCGGGCGTCCCCTGGGCCTTAAGGCCGGACCGGATGGCGCGCTTTACATCGCCGACAGCTTTCGCGGCGTAATGCGTTGGACTGGCCCGGGCACGTTGGACAGGGTGGTGGGTGACATCAACGGTGCGCCAGTGATCTACGCGAACCAGTTGGATGTGGCGCAGGATGGCACGATTTACTTCTCGAATTCATCTGACCGCTTCGACCCGGAAACCATGGGCGGGACCAAACCGACCTCTGTCCTCACCATCTGGGAACAGTCCGATACAGGTTACGTCGCGCGTCGCACAGCCGATGGCCGCACCCAGAAGATCGCCGAGGGTTTTGTCTATACCAACGGTGTCGCGCTTTCACCTGATGAGGATTTTCTGCTGATCGCGGAAACAGGTCGCGCGCGCGTGCTCAAGCTGTGGCTGACCGGACAAAAAGCAGGGCAACAAGAGATCCTGTTGGAAAACCTGCCCGGTTATCCTGACAACCTCGAGGCTCAGGGTGACGGCACCTATTGGATGGCCTTCGCCAGCCCGCGGGTCCCGTCCGAGGCACTGATGGCGTACCCGTTCCTGCGCAAGGTGATCTGGCGGTTGGGTCCGGCAGTACGCCCCGCACCAATCCATCGCGGCATGATGGTGCAGTTTGATAGCGACGGTACGATCCTGCGCACGCTACAGGACCCGGAAGGCCGCTTGGGCATCACGACCGGAGGCAAGATCGTAGGCGATCAGTTCTATGTCATGACCCTCGATTCCCCGTGGTTCGGACGAATGCCTGTCAGCGAAATGCCCTGA